A stretch of the Vigna radiata var. radiata cultivar VC1973A chromosome 7, Vradiata_ver6, whole genome shotgun sequence genome encodes the following:
- the LOC106768922 gene encoding pectin acetylesterase 10 — translation MSQRSKSRGGMKLLKQRMFLFVGLAILKWVEGMEDTNVTDIDMLYVNGRGFYRPLMVGITLINGAAAKGAVCLDGSLPGYHFHRGYGSGSNSWLIQLEGGGWCGTIKNCLYSKKTRHGSSFFMEKQIPFIGILSNKAEENPDFFNWNRIKIRYCDGASFSGDSQNAGAGLYFRGQRIWQAAMEDLMSKGMRYAKQALLSGCSAGGLATIIHCDEFRELFPRTTRVKCLSDAGLFLDSVDVSGRRSLRNLFGSVVTLQGVRNSLPRSCTSRLNPILCYFPQHLIAGVRTPLFLLNAAYDTWQIQASLAPPSADYRWNWYECRKDYARCSAPQIQYLQGFRNQMLRSTRAFSRSYKNGLFINSCFAHCQSERQDTWFARDSPRIGNRGIAESVGNWFFDRVSVQAIGCPYPCDKTCHNLVFK, via the exons ATGAGCCAAAGAAGCAAGAGTCGTGGAGGCATGAAGCTGCTGAAGCAGAGGATGTTTTTGTTTGTGGGCTTGGCGATATTGAAATGGGTAGAAGGCATGGAGGATACTAATGTGACAGATATAGATATGCTATATGTCAACGGAAGAGGTTTCTACAGACCTTTGATGGTTGGGATTACACTTATTAATGGAGCTGCTGCTAAAGGAGCTG TCTGCCTGGATGGATCTTTACCAGGTTACCACTTCCATCGGGGATATGGTTCAGGATCAAACAGTTGGCTTATACAATTGGAG GGAGGAGGCTGGTGTGGAACTATAAAAAATTGTCTTTACAGTAAGAAAACACGTCATGGTTCTTCATTCTTTATGGAAAAACAAATACCATTTATTGGGATATTGAGCAACAAAGCTGAGGAAAATCCAG attttttcaattggaataGAATAAAAATCCGTTATTGTGATGGGGCATCATTTAGTGGGGACAGTCAAAATGCG GGAGCAGGATTATATTTCAGAGGGCAACGCATTTGGCAAGCTGCTATGGAAGATCTAATGTCAAAAGGAATGCGCTATGCCAAACAG gcTCTTCTATCTGGATGTTCTGCAGGAGGTTTAGCTACTATTATACATTGTGATGAATTTCGGGAATTGTTTCCTAGAACCACAAGAGTAAAATGCCTGAGTGATGCTGGATTGTTCCTTGATTC TGTTGATGTGTCTGGCCGTCGCAGCTTGAGGAATTTGTTTGGAAGTGTGGTCACCTTACAG GGAGTGCGAAACAGCCTTCCAAGAAGTTGCACCAGTCGCCTCAATCCAATTTTG TGCTATTTTCCTCAGCACTTAATTGCCGGTGTTAGGACACCACTGTTTCTTCTCAATGCAGCTTATGATACTTGGCAG ATTCAAGCCAGTCTTGCTCCACCATCTGCTGACTACCGATGGAACTGGTATGAATGCAGAAAAGATTATGCACGTTGCAGTGCACCACAGATACAGTATCTTCAAG GTTTTCGAAATCAGATGCTTAGATCTACAAGAGCCTTCTCACGGTCTTACAAAAATGGGCTATTCATAAATTCATGTTTCGCACATTGTCAATCAGAAAGACAGGATACGTGGTTTGCTCGTGATTCTCCTCGTATAGGAAACAGG GGAATCGCAGAGTCTGTTGGGAACTGGTTTTTTGACCGAGTTAGTGTCCAGGCTATTGGTTGTCCTTACCCTTGTGACAAAACCTGCCATAATTTGGTTTTTAAGTGA
- the LOC106767759 gene encoding protein NRT1/ PTR FAMILY 4.5: protein MDLKAEDKVGDVEYQADKTTRQGGYRATYFIFAMMLLDNIGFVANMVSLVLYFMTVIHFDYSGSATTTTNLLGTAFLLTVLGGFVSDTYMNRLNTCILFGLIQLLGYSLLVIQSHDQKLQPDPCLKSRCVHGTKALLFYASIYLLALGGGGIRGCVPALGADQFDEKKPKERVQLASFFNWFLFSITVGASIGVVFVVYVSTERQWYIGFIMSLTCSAVGLLCILSGKRFYRTRVPGESPLLSVLQVLVVTIKNWRVKVPVDSDELYEIQSHDSNFMKKIIPHTHQFSVLDKAAVLPEGMEAKKWKVCTVTQVEEVKILTRMMPILLSTIIMNTCLAQLQTFSIQQGTLMNTYIGKLNIPAASIPIIPLVFMTLLIPVYEFVFVPLVRRITGHPNGITELQRVGVGLVLSAISMVIAGMIEVKRKHEFNDHNQHRISLFWLSFHYAIFGIADMFTLVGLLEFFYKEAPHGMRSLSTSFSFLSLSIGYFLSTAFVELINLVTGSIGKSKKGWLEGRDLNQNHVELFYWFLAILSLLNFLVYLLCAKWYKYQSSVPFEDKGMLQKDPAPPNHENISASFVSSLQNTASNEEHTRQTFHSSQTIV, encoded by the exons ATG GATTTGAAAGCTGAGGATAAGGTGGGAGATGTTGAGTACCAAGCAGATAAGACTACGAGACAAGGAGGATATAGAGCCACATATTTCATCTTCG CAATGATGTTGTTAGATAACATAGGCTTTGTGGCCAACATGGTAAGCTTGGTTTTATATTTCATGACTGTCATACATTTTGACTACTCTGGGTCTGCAACCACCACAACAAACTTGTTGGGTACTGCTTTCTTGCTGACGGTTCTTGGAGGCTTCGTCTCTGATACCTATATGAATCGCCTCAACACTTGCATCCTCTTTGGCTTAATTCAATTGTTG GGATACTCCCTACTTGTGATTCAATCTCACGACCAGAAACTTCAGCCTGATCCATGTTTAAAATCAAGATGTGTGCATGGCACAAAGGCTTTGCTCTTTTACGCTTCAATATACTTGCTGGCACTTGGTGGTGGTGGAATCAGAGGCTGTGTACCTGCTCTTGGAGCTGATCAATTTGACGAGAAGAAACCAAAAGAACGCGTACAGCTAGCCAGTTTCTTCAATTGGTTCTTGTTTAGCATTACAGTTGGGGCCAGCATAGGAGTCGTCTTTGTAGTTTATGTGAGCACAGAACGTCAATGGTACATAGGTTTTATCATGTCTCTCACATGTTCAGCTGTTGGTCTTCTTTGCATTCTCTCGGGAAAGAGATTCTATCGTACCAGGGTGCCAGGAGAGAGTCCATTGTTAAGCGTTTTACAG GTGCTGGTGGTCACAATAAAGAATTGGAGGGTGAAAGTACCCGTGGATTCTGATGAGTTGTATGAAATACAAAGCCATGACTctaatttcatgaaaaaaatcatcCCTCACACTCACCAATTCAG TGTTCTAGATAAAGCTGCTGTTCTACCTGAAGGCATGGAGGCAAAGAAATGGAAAGTCTGCACAGTGACACAAGTTGAAGAAGTGAAGATTCTGACAAGGATGATGCCTATTCTTCTGAGTACCATCATCATGAACACGTGCTTAGCCCAGTTGCAAACCTTCTCCATCCAACAAGGAACCTTGATGAACACATACATCGGCAAACTTAACATCCCAGCAGCTTCCATTCCCATAATTCCTTTAGTATTCATGACCCTTTTGATACCAGTCTACGAATTTGTTTTTGTACCTTTAGTGAGGAGAATCACGGGTCACCCCAATGGAATAACAGAGCTACAGAGAGTTGGGGTTGGTCTTGTTTTGTCAGCAATCTCAATGGTGATAGCAGGGATGATAGAAGTGAAGAGGAAGCACGAATTCAATGATCACAATCAGCACCGTATCAGCCTCTTCTGGCTCTCTTTCCACTACGCAATCTTTGGCATAGCTGACATGTTCACACTGGTGGGGTTGTTGGAGTTTTTCTACAAAGAAGCTCCTCATGGCATGCGTTCTCTTtcaacttcattttcttttctttccttgtccATTGGATACTTCTTGAGCACAGCTTTTGTTGAGCTCATCAACTTGGTAACTGGTAGTATCGGAAAGAGCAAGAAAGGGTGGCTAGAGGGACGTGATTTGAACCAAAACCATGTGGAATTATTCTACTGGTTCTTGGCTATACTCAGCCTCCTTAACTTTCTCGTTTATCTGTTGTGTGCAAAGTGGTACAAATACCAAAGCAGTGTACCATTTGAGGACAAGGGAATGTTGCAGAAAGATCCAGCACCTCCTAACCATGAAAACATCTCTGCTAGCTTTGTGTCCTCACTCCAAAACACTGCCTCCAATGAAGAACATACACGACAAACCTTTCACTCATCACAAACTATTGTATAG